In the Brettanomyces nanus chromosome 1, complete sequence genome, TGGATATTACCTATTCTGCAAGATATAATCTTGCCTCCCATGGCCTCAAGACGGTGTCGAATTGCTTTGGAAGGCTGTGAGTGCCAAAAGCAAAATTGAACGACTTATCTTCAGGTAAAGTGAACTTTAGATCGTCATCGGAGAAGTTTAATGCGGCAAACAAGGTTTTGAAGCCATACTTCTTAGTGAATGAAAATAACTTTAAATTTTCCAAGTCAATGAACTCAAAGTCATAACCGTAGATTAAAATATCTTTGTTGGCCTTCCTAAACTTTAATGCTCTCTTCCAGAAGTTCAAAACCGAATTCGGATCCTTAATTTCGTCCGCAGCATTAATTCCAGTCTTAAAAAGTTCGTTAATCTTGAACCAAGGCTTAGCGCCATCAGTGAAACCAGCATAAGGTTTCTCGCTAGACCATGGGAAAGGCGTACGCGAGTGATCTCTGGAGATAATATCTACACCCTTTTTGAAGTCGACAACCTCCTGTGAATCCTTTCCATACTTCTCGGAAATGATTCTGTAGTTGTTGCGACATTCAATGTCCTCGAAGTCACTGATTTTCCATCCCTTGCAGTTTACGCAACCCAATTCCTGTCCTTGGTATACATACAATGTACCGGTCAAAGCAATCAAGAGAGTTGCCAAAAGTTTGCCAGAAGCAGCACGTGATTCCGGCGTCGAATCATTACCAAACCGCGAGACAGATCTTCCCTGATCATGATTCTCTAAGAAAGCCGTAGACCATCCATTGGTGCCATTGACCCAAAGGAAAGAGTCCGCAAGAGTAAGcttgaaatctttcaaagtaaaTGGTACCATATCGTACTTAAAGGCAGGTGACTTGCCAATACCCATATGCTTACAGTTGAACATCTCAGACAACTCTCCTCTGTCGGCTCCTGTATAAAGGAACTGATTTTTGTCGTCAGCAGTACCAATCTCACCAACCGTCAAAAGATCTCTCTTGTCATCAATTTGGGACATCATATAGTGATGCATCAATTTATGATATTCATGAATTCTAGGTCCATTTTGGGAAAGTTCCCCTGCCATCTGATATTCATCCTTAGGATTGGTGATTGGAGCATCTGGTAAACCAGCAACCTTTGAGTACATTCCACCAACATCTATTCTGAAGCCATCAACCCCGTGTCTCAACCAGTAACCAACTGCATTCTCAAACATAGCAGCACGACACTCAGCATTTTCCCAGTTATAATCGGGCTGTTCGACTGTAAAGGTATGAAAGTAAAATTCTTTTGTCTTCTTGTCGTATTCCCAAGAGGATCCgccaaagaaagatctcCAATTGTTTGGTGGAATGGGTTTTCCTGACTTGTCATATCCCTTTGGTTTTTTCCACATAAACCAATCTCTTTTAGGATTATCAGTACTAGACCTGGACTCTTTGAACCACTTGTTTTGGTCAGAGGTGTAACAAAGCACTAAGTCAACAAGGATCTTCATACCCATGCTGTGCACCTCGCTGATCAAGTCAAAAATGTCCTTGTTGGTACCGTAAGTTGACCAGACCTTCTCGTAATCAGCAATATCATAACCCATATCCTTTTGAGGTGATTCATAGAATGGACATATCCAGATGCAATCCACTCCAAGATCCTTCAAATATCCAAGTTTTGACTTAATTCCATTTAAGTCACCCCATCCATCGTTGTTAGAGTCC is a window encoding:
- the IMA3_2 gene encoding oligo-1,6-glucosidase ima3 (CAZy:GH13), translating into MAATTLHLHPETKPEWWKEATVYQIYPASFKDSNNDGWGDLNGIKSKLGYLKDLGVDCIWICPFYESPQKDMGYDIADYEKVWSTYGTNKDIFDLISEVHSMGMKILVDLVLCYTSDQNKWFKESRSSTDNPKRDWFMWKKPKGYDKSGKPIPPNNWRSFFGGSSWEYDKKTKEFYFHTFTVEQPDYNWENAECRAAMFENAVGYWLRHGVDGFRIDVGGMYSKVAGLPDAPITNPKDEYQMAGELSQNGPRIHEYHKLMHHYMMSQIDDKRDLLTVGEIGTADDKNQFLYTGADRGELSEMFNCKHMGIGKSPAFKYDMVPFTLKDFKLTLADSFLWVNGTNGWSTAFLENHDQGRSVSRFGNDSTPESRAASGKLLATLLIALTGTLYVYQGQELGCVNCKGWKISDFEDIECRNNYRIISEKYGKDSQEVVDFKKGVDIISRDHSRTPFPWSSEKPYAGFTDGAKPWFKINELFKTGINAADEIKDPNSVLNFWKRALKFRKANKDILIYGYDFEFIDLENLKLFSFTKKYGFKTLFAALNFSDDDLKFTLPEDKSFNFAFGTHSLPKQFDTVLRPWEARLYLAE